The Amblyomma americanum isolate KBUSLIRL-KWMA chromosome 3, ASM5285725v1, whole genome shotgun sequence genome window below encodes:
- the LOC144124025 gene encoding uncharacterized protein LOC144124025 has product MMATAADGGQTAVARWSMDPAEENVAATPGREKRSNAVKTQECFSDAKGQPLAAGKRNQATENTDTQTMVTALSVIAAPSPQPANRPPDSAKQKKRKQISPWGGAEERSVIDYAWMHFAGVYLVVIVFLGSIMVAYMLRQRGFRPTENLTAGDFPTTPLQSSHGEDKPTRGGPASGTDKDDGWSAMQPRQGVESQGVGSTAEFFPSGPDIVNSANNSQMP; this is encoded by the exons ATGATGGCCACTGCGGCTGATGGAGGCCAGACAGCGGTCGCCAGGTGGTCGATGGATCCAGCTGAAGAAAATGTTGCAGCTACTCCGGGCCGGGAGAAGCGAAGCAATGCCGTGAAAACACAGGAGTGCTTTTCCGATGCAAAGGGACAACCTCTTGCAGCCGGCAAAAGAAATCAAGCAACTGAAAACACCG ACACTCAGACCATGGTCACAGCACTGTCCGTTATCGCAGCGCCTTCTCCCCAGCCAGCAAACCGGCCACCGGACAGCGCCAAACAGAAGAAGAGAAAACAAATCTCGCCGTGGGGTGGAGCCGAGGAGCGGTCTGTCATCGACTACGCCTGGATGCACTTTGCGGGCGTGTATCTCGTTGTGATCGTGTTCCTTGGAAGCATAATGGTAGCCTACATGCTGCGCCAGCGCGGCTTCCGGCCCACCGAGAACTTGACAGCTGGCGATTTCCCCACTACCCCTTTGCAATCAAGCCATGGTGAGGACAAACCTACACGTGGAGGCCCGGCTTCTGGAACGGATAAGGACGATGGATGGTCGGCAATGCAACCACGACAAGGTGTCGAAAGTCAAGGCGTTGGGTCTACTGCTGAATTTTTTCCGTCAGGACCAGACATCGTGAATAGTGCTAATAACTCGCAGATGCCTTAG
- the LOC144123244 gene encoding female-specific histamine-binding protein 2-like — MMGLSATCVLLLTATAALSETQLVERKPYLSKYQDAWKSLKVPGKYYLYMRSYEDEPLYGANIKCVFSELVSVNEEEKYTINVFGSIDLKDGLTKTHNVYAFVRASEGYSVPNVIEAAESKEKFFTIDYPVAFSEYDNCDILRVPHRNNGCELWAKAGEIHNIKSLCFFAFHLLCGPEKHIVYDRDLCGKTSPTLVSVQL; from the exons ATGATGGGCCTTAGTGCCACTTGTGTCCTGCTCCTCACTGCGACCGCTGCACTCAGTGAAACACAATTAGTGGAGCGAAAGCCCTACCTTTCAAAATACCAAGACGCTTGGAAG tcGCTCAAGGTGCCAGGAAAGTATTACCTGTACATGAGGTCTTATGAAGATGAGCCACTCTACGGAGCAAACATAAAATGTGTTTTTAGTGAATTAGTTTCTGTCAACGAAGAAGAAAAATACACCATCAACGTGTTCGGATCCATAGATCTCAAGGACGGATTGAC caaaACTCACAACGTTTACGCGTTTGTTCGTGCTTCTGAAGGATACAGCGTGCCCAATGTAATCGAAGCAGCGGAATCCAAAG AAAAATTTTTCACCATTGATTACCCTGTGGCTTTCTCGGAATATGACAACTGCGATATACTGAGGGTTCCTCACAGGAACAATG GCTGCGAACTTTGGGCGAAAGCGGGAGAGATTCACAACATCAAGTCCCTATGCTTCTTTGCCTTCCACCTGCTCTGTGGACCGGAAAAACACATTGTCTATGACAGAGACCTTTGCGGCAAGACTTCGCCCACCTTGGTTTCTGTGCAGCTTTAG